In Zygosaccharomyces rouxii strain CBS732 chromosome F complete sequence, a single window of DNA contains:
- the LDH1 gene encoding triacylglycerol lipase (similar to uniprot|P38139 Saccharomyces cerevisiae YBR204C Hypothetical ORF) has product MKFDLNRVVEEVCLLEGQPLSERSLAAIVGEYDDGPTLSKTIRGIGAEKDFNTRFIADRAECVDVRGKKIRVCHNCQDSSQVHELFLFIHGLGGELEQFEPLLRLVDAMDQRFLALDLPGFGKSDEWDEYPMLKVVETIEEIAAKFNAAKIVLVGHSMGCYLTSHFYEAYHKVHSINRIVLLSPPKRVLYELQGNVVQWGIWFGYKLPWLFDFYRSWFDQSKGLASSGIRGFFSNDTITTIQTYRKLWQFHNNVQIKSRTIFGYLSGWQPIQWDKLNQIWNVTATTLVVMCGDRDAVTPISAAQEIVESLPEHMEKKLVTIPDCGHHVCFDTPGETCRLFAHYVLNKDV; this is encoded by the coding sequence ATGAAATTTGATTTGAATCGAGTAGTAGAAGAAGTATGTCTGTTGGAGGGGCAACCGCTTTCTGAGAGATCACTGGCTGCTATTGTGGGGGAATACGATGATGGCCCAACACTTTCAAAAACTATTAGAGGCATTGGTGCTGAGAAAGATTTCAACACTAGATTTATTGCTGATCGTGCTGAATGTGTTGATGTCAGGGGCAAGAAAATTAGAGTTTGTCACAATTGTCAAGATTCCTCTCAGGTTCACGAGCTATTCCTTTTCATACATGGGCTAGGAggtgaattggaacaatttgaaCCGTTGTTAAGACTCGTCGATGCTATGGATCAACGATTTTTAGCACTAGATTTACCAGGATTCGGAAAAAGCGATGAATGGGATGAATATCCAATGTTGAAGGTTGTAGAAACAATCGAAGAGATTGCAGCCAAGTTCAATGCTGCAAAGATAGTTCTCGTTGGTCACTCAATGGGGTGCTATTTAACATCACACTTCTATGAAGCTTACCATAAGGTTCACTCAATAAATCGAATTGTTCTTTTATCACCGCCGAAGAGAGTCCTTTATGAATTACAAGGAAACGTGGTACAATGGGGAATTTGGTTCGGTTATAAATTGCCATGGTTGTTCGATTTCTACAGATCTTGGTTTGATCAATCAAAGGGCTTAGCAAGTTCAGGCATCCGAGGCTTTTTCAGTAATGACACTATTACCACTATCCAAACTTACAGAAAGCTTTGGCAATTTCATAATAATGTTCAAATTAAGTCAAGGACCATCTTTGGATATCTATCAGGTTGGCAGCCTATACAATGGGATAAATTAAATCAGATCTGGAATGTAACCGCAACGACGCTGGTCGTCATGTGTGGTGATAGAGACGCAGTAACGCCAATAAGTGCTGCTCAggaaattgttgaatcTTTGCCAGAACatatggaaaaaaaattggtcacTATACCTGACTGTGGTCATCACGTCTGTTTCGATACTCCAGGGGAAACCTGTAGATTGTTTGCTCATTACGTTCTCAATAAAGATGTGTAA
- a CDS encoding ferric reductase family protein (weakly similar to uniprot|Q08905 Saccharomyces cerevisiae YOR381W), with protein MNFNNTLFIRHANSGGDTSATLSSTVTSMTKSASAKPSPNPTYAAKSKHLRTLNKQRGVWWGSGLMGFWALLVLISSIEHWSSRFFPNASMRCKKAMIRNPIARLWRKHITMPALFNQKHTTRVMFGGVIPTRFESLVLFAYFVLIVIGESVNYSYYKNNTYWKERKQQISRYVGDRSAKITIFMIDALYLFAGRNNFLIWLTGWKISTFYAFHKWTGRMAIVSSLVHTITMLINSYWIKKIHTRKYTAWWRWGSVAMVCGGIMLIQSLPMIRNRFYSIFLYGHIVLAVFFLIGIWIHIKPFGDGPHAYAITAVWCFDRIMRILKISQFGLRLAHIKLVDDDTLVMTIPSTVSIKKPTPGSFAYVYFLEGWNFFQSNPFTVICEDNGDTKFLIRVKNGITKQMYRRILKHPEQEITTRVAIEGYYGEYKTAYAYDEVIMVGGGNGVVGLYEYIKEIANKKKAGKSNVKFIKLYWTIKISDNIEWLATELMRLQEYDFVKPIVYMTRSQPRNKSDRLGFDVDGGNRTSSSDGSQREVEIEETGVGGTEDGSKAEEKIKENIVSTTNMDEIESEFSHVEFRRSRPHIPQLLHDDIQECDPSDNICVMSCAHNAMCDDVRKTVSFEVGEPRSGRIDLVELLQTW; from the coding sequence ATGAATTTCAACAACACTTTGTTCATCCGCCATGCAAATAGTGGTGGTGACACTAGTGCCACTTTAAGCAGTACTGTTACTTCTATGACAAAGAGTGCCAGTGCTAAACCGTCTCCAAATCCAACCTATGCTGCAAAATCCAAACATTTGAGAACTTTGAACAAACAGAGAGGTGTATGGTGGGGGTCAGGTCTTATGGGATTTTGGGCCCTGCTGGTGCTAATAAGCTCTATTGAACATTGGAGTTCCAGATTTTTCCCTAATGCCTCTATGCGTTGCAAGAAAGCGATGATCAGAAATCCAATTGCACGTCTATGGAGAAAACATATTACCATGCCCGCGCTTTTCAATCAAAAGCATACTACCAGGGTTATGTTTGGTGGTGTTATTCCAACGAGATTTGAATCGCTTGTATTGTTTGCTTATTTTGTTTTGATTGTCATTGGTGAATCTGTCAACTATAGTTATTATAAGAATAACACATATTGGAAGGAAAGAAAACAgcaaatttcaagataCGTGGGTGATCGCTCTGCAAAAATTACTATATTTATGATTGATGCTCTTTATTTATTTGCAGGTCGtaataatttcttgatatGGTTAACAGGTTGGAAAATATCGACTTTTTATGCGTTTCACAAATGGACTGGTCGTATGGCAATAGTATCCTCGTTGGTTCATACAATTACTATGCTAATCAATTCTTATTGgattaaaaaaattcataCAAGAAAATATACTGCTTGGTGGAGATGGGGATCAGTTGCCATGGTTTGTGGTGGTATTATGTTGATACAATCATTACCCATGATTAGAAACAGATTTTACAGTATTTTCTTGTATGGTCACATTGTGCTTgctgttttctttttaattgGTATTTGGATTCATATCAAGCCTTTTGGGGATGGTCCACATGCTTATGCTATAACGGCAGTTTGGTGTTTTGACAGAATTATGAGGAttctaaaaatttcacAGTTTGGATTAAGATTAGCTCACATTAAATtggttgatgatgatacCTTGGTGATGACTATACCTTCTACAGTTAGTATAAAGAAACCAACACCAGGATCATTTGCTTATGTTTATTTCTTGGAAGGttggaattttttccaGTCAAATCCATTTACTGTGATCTGTGAAGATAATGGTGATACTAAATTCTTGATTAGAGTTAAGAATGGTATTACCAAACAAATGTACAGGCGTATTTTAAAACATCCTGAACAAGAGATTACCACTAGAGTTGCCATTGAAGGTTATTACGGTGAATATAAAACCGCTTACGCATATGATGAAGTTATCATggttggtggtggtaatggtgtTGTTGGTCTCTACGAATACattaaagaaattgctAACAAGAAAAAAGCTGGTAAGTCTAATGTGAAATTTATAAAACTCTATTGGACCATTAAGATTTCGGATAATATCGAATGGTTGGCAACTGAACTAATGAGACTTCAGGAATATGATTTTGTGAAACCAATTGTCTACATGACAAGATCCCAACCTCGTAATAAAAGTGATCGCTTAGGATTTGACGTTGATGGAGGTAATAgaacatcttcatcagatgGATCTCAAAGAGAAGtagaaattgaagaaactggAGTAGGAGGCACCGAAGATGGTTCGAAGGCCGAAGAGAAAATTAAGGAAAATATTGTTAGTACTACTAATATGGATGAAATAGAATCAGAATTTTCTCACGTGGAATTTAGAAGGTCAAGACCTCATATTCCACAACTTCTTCATGATGATATTCAAGAATGTGATCCAAGTGATAACATATGTGTGATGTCTTGTGCTCACAATGCAATGTGTGATGATGTAAGAAAAACCgtttcttttgaagttgGTGAACCTAGATCaggaagaattgatcttgttgAATTGCTACAGACTTGGTAA